The segment CGTCAGCGGACCAAGCATCGACCATCTCCTGGAGGTTGACCAGCAGTTGGTCGGAGACGGCACCGAGGTAGGCGGCGCGGCGCGCTGCGTTGTCGGCCGTCGTGTAGTCCGTAAACGAGCGGACGCCCGGGCCGCTCTCGCTGAGGTCCTGGCCCCAGAGGAGGAACTCGATGGCGTGGTAGCCGACCGAGACGTTCTCCTCACCGCCGGCCTCGTTGAGGCCAACGAGGATCTCCCGGCTGATCGTCGGGAAGTTCTCGGGGTCGTTGATGATCCCGCTCATGAGAATCTCGTTCTCGTTCGAGGGGTCCACGACGTAGTCCACGTAGGACTCGTCGAGCGGCCACGCGTTCAGGAGGCCCTCCGGGCCATCCTCGGCATCGATGGGGCCGTTGGCGAAGCGGTAGGCCTCGGTCTGGCCGTAGGGCTCACGCGAGGCAAGCCACGCGTCCTTCGCCGCCTGGAGCGTCGCGTCGGTGGGGTTGGCGATGAAAGCGTCGACGGCCTGGTCAAGCGCGACAGCGGTGTTGTAGGAGTCCGCGTACGAGGCGGAGACCACATCGGCGTAGGCCGTAGTGGCCGCGCCGCGGTCGAGGCCCCCGCTGTCGCCGTCCGAGTCGGAGTCGCAGGCGAAGAGGGCGAGGGCAAGTGCGAGGGTGAGGCAGATAGAAAGCAACCGCATGGGAGTAGGGGCTGGCGAGAGAATCGAGAGCGTTCGAGGAACGGTCATGCTTGCGTCAACTTAGTCCAAATAGTGCGAGGACAAGTGTGGGATTTCAGGGAAAACTCTATGCAGGCTAACCTTTTTATTCGTCGCATTTAGCATAGATCCGCGCCCGCATGCTTCTGTGCTTCGAACTCTTCGGCCCACGCTTTGGCTTCGGCAAAGAGGTCGTGGGTGTGGAGGTAGCGGAAGGTCCCCGTCCGGCCGGCGAGCGTCAGGTTCTCGAACCGGGCAGCGTACGCCAGCAGCCGCTCGGCGTGCGCGCTGCTCCCGGCCGCCAGCACCGGATAGGCGTGCGCGAGCCGCACGCTGTCCACGCCCAGCACGGGGCCCGTCTCCACCGGCGTGGCCTGGAGCGCCGCGACGACCTCGCGTGCAAACTCGACGTCGGGCATGGTCCACCACGCGTCTTCGCTCTGGCAGGGGACTTCGAGCACGGCCGCGGTGCGGTCCGGCGGGGCGAGCGCGGCGCTGCGGTTCTTGGGCTCGTAGAGCCGGGTGAAGGGGACGTGCGGCTCGGGGAAGTAGAGCGAGGCGAAGGGCGAGACGCTGGACTGCGCGAGGCGGACGACCGCGAGACGAAGGTGGCGGTAGCGCAGCGCCTCGGCGGCGGCGAGCACGTCCGGCGGCGGGGCCGGGTCGAGGAGCGCGAGGAACCGCGGGAGCGGGACCGTGCTGACGACGGCCCCGGCCCGCTGCGGCGAGCGGTCGCCCACCGTCACGGTCTGGATGCGCCGTCCGTTGTGCGCGACCCGCTGCACGGGGGCTGCCGTGTGCAGCCGCTCAGCGCCGATCGCGTCCGCGAGGGCATCGACCAGCATCCCGAAGCCCTGGGTAGGGTAGTAGAACGCGCCGTCGAGGTGGGCCGTCGCCTTGCGCGCGCCGAAGACGAGTTCGCGGGCGAGCGTGCCCAGCGTCAGCCCCCGGAGCCGGCCGCCAGCGACGCGCACGTCGAGCCGGTCGGCGGGGAGTCCCCACAGCTTCTCGGAGTAGTTCAGCAGAAACGCCCGGGCGAGCGTCGGGCCGTAGCGCTGGAGGGCGAGGGCTTCGAGCGTCTCGGGCGGCGTGCGGTCTCGGCGGCGGAAAACGTTCTCGGCGAGGACGCGCAGCAGGGGGAGCCGCCCCATCTGCCGCGCCGCGTCGAGCGGGCGCAGTGGGAACTCGATCCCCCGGCCCCGCCACACGATCTGGCTCGGCACCTCGACGCGCTGCATCGCCGGGCCAAGCAACTCGCGGAAAGCGGCCGTCGCCGCGGGGTGCTTGTCGTGGAGCCGGTGCGCGCCGGTGTCCACGAGCTGGTCGCCGAAGCGGAGCGTCCGGGCGTTGCCGCCGACGTGTGGAGCCGCTTCGAAGACCTCGGCCTCGATCCCGTGCCGGCGGGCGTAGTAAGCCGTCGCGAGGCCGGCCAGCCCGCCGCCCAGAATCTGGACCGACGGCCGCTTCGGGACGAGGGTCTCGGACGTGGTAGAGCTAGCGGGCGGGACGTGCGGGTGGATAACCATAGACTGGAACCTCGGGCCACATGCGGTTGACGTACGGGTTGTGATAAAATGTGTCGGCGCGGACAGGCCGCGTGGCCGCCGCCGAGACTGGCGCGCCGACCGAGACGATGGGCAGTCCCTCAGTATAGGCTGTCGTGAGCCGGGCGAGGTCGCCCGCGTCATCGGTGTCTAGAAACACCGCCTCGATGCGCTGCGCCTCCAGCATGAAGGTCACGAGGGGGGTCGAGACGACGTGCAGGTCGGGCTGTGCGGCGGCGAGGGTGCGGACGTGCTCGGTGGCCTGGGCGATTGCGGTCGGCTGCCGGTGCTGCGCGGCGAGGACGAGCGCGACGGCGGCGTAGACCGCGAGGGCGTCGAGCGCGACGAACCGGCCCCAGCGGTGCCGCCACAGCCGCGCCCCGCCGAGAGCGAGCACGAAGAGGGCAACGGCGATGAGCGGGAGGGCGTGGCGGCTTTTGTAGAGTACGTTCTGGTAGGCCACGATCCAAACGGCATAGACGGCGGCGCAGCCGAGCAGCCACCACAGTGCGCGGCGCACGGCCTCATCTTCGCGGAGGGCCTGCACGCCCGCGACAAACGCCGCGGCGAGGCCGAGCGCGACGAGCACCGTCAGCCCGTGTCGCCCCGGCCACCAGCCGCCCAGCCCGTCGGCCCACACCGCCTCAATCGTTCGCCCGAGCCGCGTGCCCCAGCCCGCAGGCTCCGCGAGGGCCGTCCCCCCGAAAGCCATAAAGTGCCCGACCGTTTGCTGCTGGGCCGCCGCGACGAGCGCCGCCCATCCGGTATCCACAACGAGCGGCACGAGCCACACGACCGTCCCTGCGAGTCCGGCTGCGACGAGTGGCACCCGGAGCCGGGACTGCACCGCGAGGAGTCCGACGAGCGGCACGGCGACGAACGGGAGGTACGAGAGCCGTAGCCCGGCGAGGAGCCCGGCGAGGAGTCCCGCTGCCACTGCGTCCGCCGGCCGCCTGCTCTGCATCGCCCGGAGCGCGAGGGCCACCGCGCCGAGCGCAGCGGCCAGCCCCAGCAGGTCGGGCATGTAGCGCGTACCCATCAGCCACCCGAGCGGGCAGAAGAACACGACCGCCGCCCACGCGAGCCCCCGCACCGAACGGAGCCGGACGCCGAGGAGCACCAGTCCCGCCGCGATCAGGCCGAGCGTCGCCAGCCCGCCGACGAGCGCGAAGGCCACCGAGAAGCTGCCGGTGACGAGGTAGAGGCTCTTCGCCGCTGCCCAGAAGACGGGGTAGCCGGGGAAGTGCGGCTGGAGCGCCGCCACGTCGAAGCCGTCGGCGACGCTGCGGGCGAAGCGGAGGCTGTCGGCGTCCTCGATGTAGGAGACAGCAGTGGCGAGGCGGCTCAGCAGGCAGGCCGCTGCCACAAAAAGCCAGAGCGGAGCCTCCCTCCAGGGGAAGCCCCGCTCCGGCCGAGAAGGCGCACGCAGGGTCGCGGGCGCAGTCATCCTACCACTGGTCCATGTTCGCCTGCGAGAACCCGTAGGCGGCCTGGAAGATAGTCTTGGCCGCGTTGAGGTCGGCAACGTAGGCGTTGTACTCATCCGAGCCGGGGAGGGCGTAGACCGGCGCGTTGCCCATCAGCTCGTGGAGCTGGCGGAGCTGGTCGGTGCTGACCATGTTGAGCGCGCCGCCACTGAAGCCTTCGTCGCCCCGGTACGAGAACTGGAGGGCGTAGGTGAAGCCCTTCATCTCGCCCCAGAACTTGTTGAGGGTGAAGTCATTCTTGCCGTCGACCTCGGCCTGCGTCAGGCCCGCCATCTCCTCCAGCGTGACGTTGACGTAGTGGACGGCCGTGGCCGCGAGGATCTTCTCCATCGCTTCGGAAGCGTCCTGCCGGGCTTCTGCGAGGACCGTCTGGTCGCCGTTGACGATCGCCGTGCGGCCGCGGCGGAGGGCCTCGAACGCCTCGGCGCTGAAGTCCACGCCGACGCCGCCCTTGTCCCGCTTGCCGGCGTTGCGCGCGATCCCGAAGTTGTACTCCGTCGAGAAGTCGAGCACGCCGTCGCCGTTGGTGTCCTGGGCGAAGTCGCTGAGGCTGCCGGCGAGCTGGTCGTCGGTGTAGTTGGAGTAGTCGCGGGCCGAGCCGAAGTAGCCGTAGGCCTCGTCGAAGCGGTGCTCCTGGTCGGTGTCGGGCTGGCCCTCATCGCGCCGCTCGGTGTTGTCGCGGTCGAGGATGTCGGCGAGGTACTTGTTCGAGGTCTGGTCGAAGAGGATGGCCCCGATGAGGATCTTGTTGATCATCTGGGTGAGGTCCACGCCCTCGTCGGTGTTGTAGACCGCCTTCGTGCCGAGCTTGGTCGGGTCGTTGGAGTTGTCGGCGATGATCTGGAAGTAGGCCTGCATCACGTCGTTGACGGTCACGTCCCCGCCGTCGCCGATCAGGCCGTCGCTGTAGAGCAGCGTCGCGTCGGCCCCCTTGCGGCCGCGGAGGCTCTTGCCGGCCGAGATCTCCTCGTACGTCGTCGCGCTCGGCGTAAGACCGTCCGGGACGGAGGTGGCGATGTTGAGGCCGGTGTCGGCGTAGTCGTAGATCGCGTTGAGTTCAGCGACCGTGACCGGCGTGGCCCCTTCCTTGCCGCGCGCGTCGATGGCAGCCTTGAGGTCCTGGAGCAGGAGCTGGCGCACGACCTGGCCGCCGATGTTGACGGAGCTTTCGCCCTCGTCGAACCGGCTCTCGAAGTTGTACGTCGCGGGGACCTCAATCGGGTCGATGGGGTCATCGCCGCCGGGCGGGTCCGTGGGGTCGTCGTCGGAGCTGTCGCAGCCGACGAGGCCGAAGGCCAGCAGCAGCGCGAGCAGAGCGGAAAACTTGATACGCATGGGAGTGTCTGGTTGGTGCAGTGGTAGTTAGAAGGTGTAGCGCACGCCGAGGTTGACCTGGCGGCGTGTACCCGGGAGGATGCCCGAGCTCTGGTTGGCTGTGACTTGGCGCGGGTTGGAGTGCAACCGCGAGCCGACGTAGACCTCGTCCAGCGCGTTCTTCACGGTCATTTGGGCCGTGAGGCGCTCCCCAATCGGGACGCGCACGCTGGCGTTGAGGAGTGCGTAGGAGGGGACCGGGCCGGTCTCGCCGCGCCCGGTGGCGAAGTCGAGGTTCTCGAAGTCGGTGAAGACCTCGCTGACGAAGCGGAGGTCGGCGCGGGCCGTCACGCCGCGCACCGTCCGGGAGAGCCCGACGGTGAGGTTGTGCGCCGGCGCGTAGGGCAGCTCGTTGCCGTCGATGGCGACCGCCGACACGTTGTTGACGACCGCCGACGGGATCAGCCCGTCGAGGACTTCGGTCTGGAGGAAGGTGTAGCTCAGGTGGAGGTCAGGGAGCGGACCGAACCGCGCGCCGCGCACTGTCGCCGCGACTTCGGCTCCGTAGGTCTGCGCGCTACCGAGGTTGCGGAAGGCCGTCCCGCGCCCGGCCGCCACGAGGTCGTCGATGTAGAGGTAGAACCCGGCGACTTCGGCGGCCAGCAGCGGCGAGGCCACGCGGAAGCCGGCCTCGACGTTCCAGCTCTTCTCGGCCTCCACGTCGAGGCCGCCGTCTTCGATCGTGTTGCCGAAGTCGACGATGGTGAGCGCGCCACTCGACGGCGGGGTGAAGCCCCGGTGGATGCCCGCGAAGAGGTTCGACGCGCCGACCTGGTAGTTCAGGCCGAGGCCGGGGAGGAGGACGACCGTCGTCTTGTCGTCGAGGATGCTGCCCTGGAGCCGGTCTACGCGCTCCTGCTCGAAGACCTCGAGCCGGAGGCCCGGCGTGACTTCGAGCGCGCCGAAGCGGAGCCGCTCGCTGGCGAACAGGGCGACGGCGGCGGTCTCGTAGTTCTGCGCCTTCGCCACCACCCCCGCCGACGGGTTCGAAGCGACGATTTCTTCCTCGGTGTCAGGGTCGGTCTGCGTGTAGACGCCCTCGCGCGCGCCCGGGCTGTCGCCGAGGACGCGGTCGTCGATGAAACGCTCGACGTGGAGCCGTGCCCCAGCTTCGAGTTCGGACTCGCCGCCGAAGAGCGTGTGGCTCCATGTGTAGGCGTGCTCGACGCCGGCGGCGTAGAACGTCCGCAGAATCCCGAAGTTGTCGCGCCCGTTGCCGACGCGGACCACGTCGGAGTCCTCGTCGATCGAGAACGGCGCGACGAACGAGACGCTCGACGGGTCCTCGTTGTAGGCGTCGAGGTCGGCCGAGCGGATGAAGACGTCGTTCTCGCGCCACCACCGCCGGTCGAAGACGCTGACGTAGGCCCGCGTCAGGCTCGACACGTCGGCGCTCAACGACCGGTTGTAGATGGCGTCGAGCGAGGCGCGGCGGACGAAAAACTCGTCGTCGTCCTTCGGGTTGAACTCGGGGTCGTCGTCGAACGAGAACTCGGTCAGGCCGGTGTAGGTGGCCTCGTAGGTCTCGAGGTTGCCGTTGGCCTTGAGGAAGAGGGTGCTCTGCGGGCCGGTGCGGATCGTCGCCTTGGCCGTAGCGTTGAGCTGGTAGAAGCCGTTGTTCTCGCGGAAGCCGTCGCCGCGCTTGGCCAGGAACTGCACCTCGGGCACGAAGCCGCGCGTCCCGAACCCGCCCGCCTCGGCGAAGGCGCTGACGTAGCCGTTCTGGCCGACCGTGAGGTGGCCCGCACCGCCGAAGGTGCTGCGCGGCCGGCTCGTGATGTAGTTGATGACGCCGCCCATCGTCTGCGGCCCGTAGCGCACGGCGGCGCTGCCCTTGATGACCTCGACCCGCTCGATGCGCTCGACGGGGGGGTTGTAGTACATGTTGGGATAGACGTAGAGCGCGGGCTGGATCGGGATGCCGTCTTCGAGGACCAGCACGCGCGACGACCGGCGCGGGTTGAGGCCCCGGATGCCAATCGACAGGCGGGCGTTGCCGATGCCGTCGTCGGCCGCGCCGTAGACGCCGGGGACGTACTCGAGCAGCTCCTGGGTACCGATCGGCTGGATCTGGCGCACCTCGGCTGCCGAGAGGAGCGTCGCGGTCCCGGGCAGGCGCTCGTACTCCCGGGTGCGCGCCGCGAGCACCTCGATGCCCTCGATCTCGACCGGCGCGTAGGCGAGCGCGATCCGCAGGTCGGTCTCGCCGGCGGTCACGCGGAGGCGCTCGGTCTCATAGCCGAGCGAGCGGACCACGAGCGTCGCCGCGCCCTCCGGCACCGCGATGCGGAAGCGCCCGTCGGCGTCGGTCACGGTGCCGCTCTGCGGCATCGCCTCAACGGCGACCGTCGCCCCGACGAGCGGGTCGCCGGTGGCGGCCTCGACGACGCGGCCCGATACATCGGCCGTGGACTGTGCCCAGGCGGCCGGTCCGAGCAGGACGGTCAGTGCGGCGAGGGCGTAGGTAGACAGGAGGGCGGGGAGGCGGGGCGGAAGCGTCACAGGGCAGAGGGCTTGGCGGAACCGTGCGGGAGCCGCGCTAGAAGCGGCGCGGGTTGTCGGCCGGGGTATCCGGGGCCGAGCCGGGCAGTGGAGTCGCCGGCGCGCGGACAGAGTCCGGCGTCACAACGGGGGACTCGAAGCCGAGCCGGCCGTAGCTGCCGCCGCCAGGTGCTTCGGTCGTCGGGGCGAGGATGGGATCGTCGCCGCAGCCGAGCAAGAGGAGGCAGGGAAGAAAGAGAACCAGGAGAGCGAGCCGCTGCATGGGGATTCCTGTTTAGAACCGTTCTAAACTTACAGCGCTTTGAGGGTCTTGCGCCCCCGGCACGGAATCTTTGCCGAGCGTTCATACGGAAGTGAGGAGCCGGAAGGAAAGCCAGAAGAATCAACGAGGACGCTGCGCTTCGCGCCGATGGCCACTCTCCCCATTCCTTCCGTTCTTCCCATTCCGCGCCGCAGGCGCACCCGTCCACGCCTCGAACCACGCGGCGAATGCCGCCAGCCCGTCTTCCAGCGCCGTCGCAGGCCGGAACCCGGTGTCCTGTTCCAGCGCAGCCGGGTCGGCCCAGGTGTCGAGCAGGTCGCCGTCCTGCTTCGGCTGGAGGTCGAGCGCTGCCTTCCGGCCCAGCGCCCGTTCCAGCGTCTCGACGAACGTGAGCAGGTCCACAGCTTCACCCCGCCCCACGTTGTAGACCCGGTACGGCGTCGGCCCGCCGGGCGGGCGCTGCATGACGCGCACGAGCGCCTCCACGACGTCGCCAACGAAGGTGAAGTCGCGGCTCATCGCGCCCCGGTTGTGGAGCGGGAGCGCGCGGCCTGCCCGGATGGCTTCGGCGAAGGCGAAGTAGGCCATGTCCGGCCGGCCCCAGGGCCCGTAGACCGTGAAGAACCGGAGGCTCGTCGTCGGGAGGCCGTAGAGGTGACTGTAGCTGTGGGCGAGGAGCTCGCCGGCACGCTTCGAGGCGGCGTACGCCGAGGCGGGCCGGTCGGCGGCTTCGGCTTCGGCAAAGGGGGGCGTTCCGCCCAGCCCGTAGACTGACGACGAGGAGGCGTAGACGAGGTGGCGGACGCCGTGCTGCCGGCACGCCTCCAGCACCGAGACGGTGCCGCTCACGTTCCCTGACGCCGACGCGGCCGGGTGCGCCACCGAGTGGCGGATACCCGCGCGCGCGGCGAGGTGGAAGACGACCTCGGGGCAGCGCTCGGCAAAGAGGGCGTCGCACGCCGACCGGTCAGCCACGTCGAGGTCGATCAGCTCGAACCCAGCGTGCTCACCGAGTTGCGCTGCCCGTTCACGCTTCAGGTCGGCTCCGGTCGGCCCGGAGTAGTTGTCCACCCCGGCGACGGTGTGCCCGCCGGCGAGGAGGCGCCGCGCGAGGTGGTAGCCGATGAACCCGGCGGCCCCGGTCACGAGGCACCGCTGGGGGGCTGTAAGAGTGGGCGCGATCACAGGGCCGAGTCCGTTGCGGGAGAGCGGCAACATACGACCCCACCGCCGCTGCGTTCTCCGCTGCCATCCCGCCGCCGCGCAGGCCAGAGACGTAGCAAGAGGGCGGCCCCAACGCGGAGCCGCCCCCTCGCGGTGGCGCAGGCTTACGGGCCTGCGCCCCGTGTCGGCGCGTGCCTACTTCGTCACGACGAGCCGCCCGGATGCGACGAACGCTCCGGCTTCGAGCCGCACGATGTAGACGCCGCCGGCGAGCGCCGACGCGTCAAGCGCGGCCGTGTGGCGGCCCGCCTCGACGGTCTCGTCGACGAGCACGGCGACCTGCCGGCCGAGCACGTCGTAGACCGCGACTCGGACGGCCTCGGCCTGCGGCACGTCGAAGCCGACCGTGGCGCGGCTGCTGGTCGGGTTCGGGTAGGTTCCGGTGAGCGCGAAGGCCGCCGGCAGTGAGGCGCTGCTGCGGGCGGCTCCGGCCTCGGCGGCATCGCCCGAGCCGCCGGCGAGGGCGGCCCCCTCCTTCACGAACGTGAACTGGTCCGACGCAGCCTCGACGGCCGGGAAGCGCCCGACGTTGACCGTCACCGTGTACGTCCCCGGCGCGAAGCCGGCCGGGACCTGGTTCATGAGCGTCCGCATCCGCGCCGCCGTCGGGGCAACGGGGAACGGCGGCTCGAGGTGGCGCTCGACGAACGTCGTCCCGTCGGGCCGCTCGACGACCGTCCACGCCTCGACGCGGCGCGTGGTGTCGTCGGACTGCGCTACCTCGACGAGGCTCGACACCTGCCCGCCGCTGGCCGGAACGCTCGTTGTGCTCGGCGTGGCGAGAACGGTGAAGGTCGTCGTCTCGTAGATCCGGCCGGGGCCGCCGACGGGGTAGTCGGCCTGGGCGACGGTCCCCCCAAGTGCGTCTTGGATGTAGTTGCTGAGGGCCTGCTGGTAGGTCACACCGAGGAGCGTGAAGGCGTTGTCGCGGAACGGGTACTGGTCGCCGCCCCGCGCGAGGAAGTCCGCGGTGGCGACGTTCAGCGACGGGGCTCCTTCGGCTACGACGCCCTCATCGACGAGCACCGTGCCGTCGGCGAGCTGCACGTCCTGCACCCGCGTGCCGGGCGTGACGACGTTGCCGTCAGCGTCCAATTCTTGGGCTGTGCCGGCGGTGTCCCACGCGAAGAAGAACCCGCCCGACTGCGCGAACCGTCCGTTGACATCTTCCACCTGCGAGACGGCGTTCTCCAGAATCTCCTTGAACTGGGCCGCGCCCACGTCCTCAACGATTGTGACGAAGTTGGTAAACGGGAGGATGTCGAAGGTCGCTAGCTCCGAGATCGGCCCGGCGGCGAGGACGTTGTCGTTGCGGATGCCGCCGCCGTTCTGGAGCGCTACGTCCGGCTGCGGCGCGTCGAAGGCCTCGTTGAGCTGATCGGCCTGCCAGAGGAGGGCGTCGGCGATGAGGTCGCCGAGGTTGGTCTCCTCGGTGCGGACGTCGCCGCGGACGCCGTTGAGCGGCACCTCGCTGGTGCCGATGACGGTCGCGGCGAGGTCAGCGACGAAGTCGATCACCGGGTCGACGGCCTGCGCCTGCACGGCGGGGTCCGGCGTGACGGCGTCGGGCTGGGTGCCGCACGCGACGCGGACCGGCCCGCTCTGGGTCCCGACCGAGACGAGGTCGCCCGCCGCGTCGAAGTCGACGACGAGGCGGCCGAGGTAGGCGTAGTCGCCCGAGGTCCCGACGACCGGGACACTCGTGCCGTCGGCGTCGGTCGCCGTCTGCGGGTAGGCGCCGAACACCTCGCCCTCGTCGCCGGGGATGAGGAGGTCGCCCGCGTTGGCGAGCAGCTCGCCGCCGGCGATCACCACATCCACGCCCGAGAGGAGGGGAACGAGCGCGAGCTCCTCGTTGATGCTCTGGAGGTGGCTCGACAAGATGATGATCTCGACGCCCTGGCCCTGGAGCGCCGTGACCTCGACCTGGACCGCCGCCGCCACGTCCTCCATCACCACCACGTCGCCGGGCGTGGAGATAAACGGCAGGCTCGTCGTGGTCGCGCCGATGATGCCGACGGACGTACCGTTTACGGTCACGACCGTGCTGGCGGCGATGCGGCCTGCCTGTTCGAGCGCGTCGAGGCTCGGCTCAGCGCTCACATCGAGGTTGGCGCTCAGGAAGGGCGGGTTCGGGCCGGCACCGAAGCTCGTGATGAAGTTGGCGAGCACCTCCGGCCCGAAGTCGAACTCGTGGTTGCCGATCGTGACGGCGTCGTAGCCGATCAGGTCGAGCGCGACGGCGTCGAAGTAGGGCACGCCGTTTTCGAGGCTCGCGGTGAACTCCGGCCCGGCCAGGAAGGTGTCGCCCGACGAGATCAGCACCGCGCCGTCGGTCGAGAGCGCGGCCTCGGCGCGAAGCTGGTCGGCGAGCGTCGCGAAGCAGGCGACGCCGCCGAAGTCTTCGAGCCCGGAGCCGAGGTTGATGAGCTGCGACTCGCCGTCGCTGTTGTGGAGAATCGTGAGGGAGGTCTGAGCGCGCGCCGGAAGCGCGAGGGCGACGCAGAGCGCGAGGCCGAGGGGAAGCAGTCGGGGCATGGGATACCAAAGCGGGTGAAGGGAAGAGGGAGGCCCAGACTACCCGTCGCCCAGCTGCTGCGTGTAAACCCGTCGTGAGCGAACTATTATCCTCCTGTTACCCGGCATCCTCCTAGTGTCCGGCCGCGGCGGCTTCTCGAAATCCGAGTTGTCCGACGGCGACGGATGGCCTATCTTGAGAGCCGTTCCTCCGAACGACACTGTTCTTTCCCACACGCCTCAGGTCCCCGGCCCGGTCTGACGACCGGTCGGGGTGAAAAGGGAATCCGGAGGAGCGCCGAACAACGAACGCCGAACGACGAGCGGGTGCTGCGAGCAACCGTTCGTCACTCGTCGCTCGCAGATCGTCGCTTCCAACCGGAGCTGTACCCGCAACTGTAGGCGGCGCGCCGATGGCGACGACGCGGAGGCCACTTCTCACGAGAGAGGGAAGGCCGACGCTGAGCCGGAAGAAGAGACCTCGTCCCAACGAGACGATGTCTCCGCGCCGTGAGCCAGGAGACCTGCCGGGGCGTGCTTCACCAACGACCTCCGGGACTAGAGGCTCGCGGTGCCTGCGCAGCGATGACCCGTGCTGCGCCCGACCGGCGTGCGGTCGGCCCGGCTGCCCGATCCTCTACATTGAGGTTCGGGTTTTTTCGTGCGCGCTCTCTATCTCTTTCTGACCGCCTGCCTTGCGCTGCCTGCCCTCGCGCAGACAGCTCCGCCGGACACGACGCTGCCCGCCGTGAGCGTCAGCGCGGCGCGGGTGACGCTGCCGCTCGCCGAGGCCCCGGCGCGGGTGACAGTCCTCGACGCCGAGGACGTGACGGCGAGTGGTGCGCAGACGGTCGCCGATCTCCTCGAGGACCGCTCGGCGATGTTCGTCAAGCGCTACGGGCCGGGCGGGCTGGCGAGCTTCGCGCTGCGCGGTTCCGGCGCGAGCCACACCCTCGTCCTCCTCGACGGTCACCGTATCGCCGACCCCCAGCTCGGCCAACTCGACGCGTCGCTCCTGCCCGCCTCGCTGCTGGAGTCGGTCGAGGTGTTGCACGGCCCGGCGTCGGCGCTCTACGGGACCGACGCTGTGGGCGGCGTGGTGTCGATTCGCTCGCCGCAGCCGGGCCGGATCTTCGCCCGGGCGACGGCCTCCGGCGGAGCCTTCGGCGAGCGGCGCGCGAGCGCCCTCGCGTCCGGCCGCATCGGTGCGTCGCCCGTTTTTGCGACGGTCGCGTTTGAGCACGCGCAGGCGCAGAACGACTACCCCTACACCGACTCGACCGCGTTCAACCCGGAGACCGGAGCCAGCGGCGTCACGCGCGACCGCGAGAACACGGACCTCGCCCGCGACGCCGTCTTCGCCCGCTTCGCCGGGGAGGTCGGCCGCCACCGGGCCGCCGCTGGCGTGCTCTTCACCGACGCCGACCGGGGCCTGTTCGACTACAGCGCAGCGCAGGCGGCGCGGCAGGAAGACCGAGCGTTCCGCCTCTGGGCCGACCACACGCTCCGCCTTGGGTCGTGGCGCGTCCACACGGGTGGTCTGTGGCAGCGGACCGCGCTCCGGTACGTCAACCCGACGCTCGGGCTGGACGACACCGGCCGGACCGGCGGGCGCAGCCTGCGCCTGCGCGCCGAGCGTGGCTGGGCCGCGGGGGCGGACGAGACGTGGCACCTCTCCCTCGGCGGACACCTCGGGCAGGCGAGGGCCGAGCACCCGAACCTCGCGGGCGACGCCGAGGAACAGGCAGCCTCGCTCTTTGGGTCGTTCGTCGTTCGGAACGCGCGCGGCGTGCTCACGACCGCGCTTCGCTTCGACCGGTCGGAGACGGCGAGCGTGGACTCGCTCGCCCTGCCGGACTCGGCGGTGCAGGCGTTGACGCCGCACGCGGGAATAAACCTGCAACCGACGCCGTGGCGCGGCT is part of the Bacteroidota bacterium genome and harbors:
- a CDS encoding DUF4856 domain-containing protein gives rise to the protein MRIKFSALLALLLAFGLVGCDSSDDDPTDPPGGDDPIDPIEVPATYNFESRFDEGESSVNIGGQVVRQLLLQDLKAAIDARGKEGATPVTVAELNAIYDYADTGLNIATSVPDGLTPSATTYEEISAGKSLRGRKGADATLLYSDGLIGDGGDVTVNDVMQAYFQIIADNSNDPTKLGTKAVYNTDEGVDLTQMINKILIGAILFDQTSNKYLADILDRDNTERRDEGQPDTDQEHRFDEAYGYFGSARDYSNYTDDQLAGSLSDFAQDTNGDGVLDFSTEYNFGIARNAGKRDKGGVGVDFSAEAFEALRRGRTAIVNGDQTVLAEARQDASEAMEKILAATAVHYVNVTLEEMAGLTQAEVDGKNDFTLNKFWGEMKGFTYALQFSYRGDEGFSGGALNMVSTDQLRQLHELMGNAPVYALPGSDEYNAYVADLNAAKTIFQAAYGFSQANMDQW
- a CDS encoding imelysin family protein; the protein is MRLLSICLTLALALALFACDSDSDGDSGGLDRGAATTAYADVVSASYADSYNTAVALDQAVDAFIANPTDATLQAAKDAWLASREPYGQTEAYRFANGPIDAEDGPEGLLNAWPLDESYVDYVVDPSNENEILMSGIINDPENFPTISREILVGLNEAGGEENVSVGYHAIEFLLWGQDLSESGPGVRSFTDYTTADNAARRAAYLGAVSDQLLVNLQEMVDAWSADGSNYRDTFLGLDTEAALQNVFTGIGTLAKSELAVERMFVAVNNQDQEDEHSCFADNTDRDIITNTQGIANVWRGSYTRTDGTVVSGTSLKDLVEEADADLAARVDGEMTAALDAVNAIPTPFDQAIINSQDSILDAFNKLQTVGDSFVEAAAAIGIQINNELPD
- a CDS encoding FAD-dependent oxidoreductase; this translates as MVIHPHVPPASSTTSETLVPKRPSVQILGGGLAGLATAYYARRHGIEAEVFEAAPHVGGNARTLRFGDQLVDTGAHRLHDKHPAATAAFRELLGPAMQRVEVPSQIVWRGRGIEFPLRPLDAARQMGRLPLLRVLAENVFRRRDRTPPETLEALALQRYGPTLARAFLLNYSEKLWGLPADRLDVRVAGGRLRGLTLGTLARELVFGARKATAHLDGAFYYPTQGFGMLVDALADAIGAERLHTAAPVQRVAHNGRRIQTVTVGDRSPQRAGAVVSTVPLPRFLALLDPAPPPDVLAAAEALRYRHLRLAVVRLAQSSVSPFASLYFPEPHVPFTRLYEPKNRSAALAPPDRTAAVLEVPCQSEDAWWTMPDVEFAREVVAALQATPVETGPVLGVDSVRLAHAYPVLAAGSSAHAERLLAYAARFENLTLAGRTGTFRYLHTHDLFAEAKAWAEEFEAQKHAGADLC
- a CDS encoding TonB-dependent receptor is translated as MTLPPRLPALLSTYALAALTVLLGPAAWAQSTADVSGRVVEAATGDPLVGATVAVEAMPQSGTVTDADGRFRIAVPEGAATLVVRSLGYETERLRVTAGETDLRIALAYAPVEIEGIEVLAARTREYERLPGTATLLSAAEVRQIQPIGTQELLEYVPGVYGAADDGIGNARLSIGIRGLNPRRSSRVLVLEDGIPIQPALYVYPNMYYNPPVERIERVEVIKGSAAVRYGPQTMGGVINYITSRPRSTFGGAGHLTVGQNGYVSAFAEAGGFGTRGFVPEVQFLAKRGDGFRENNGFYQLNATAKATIRTGPQSTLFLKANGNLETYEATYTGLTEFSFDDDPEFNPKDDDEFFVRRASLDAIYNRSLSADVSSLTRAYVSVFDRRWWRENDVFIRSADLDAYNEDPSSVSFVAPFSIDEDSDVVRVGNGRDNFGILRTFYAAGVEHAYTWSHTLFGGESELEAGARLHVERFIDDRVLGDSPGAREGVYTQTDPDTEEEIVASNPSAGVVAKAQNYETAAVALFASERLRFGALEVTPGLRLEVFEQERVDRLQGSILDDKTTVVLLPGLGLNYQVGASNLFAGIHRGFTPPSSGALTIVDFGNTIEDGGLDVEAEKSWNVEAGFRVASPLLAAEVAGFYLYIDDLVAAGRGTAFRNLGSAQTYGAEVAATVRGARFGPLPDLHLSYTFLQTEVLDGLIPSAVVNNVSAVAIDGNELPYAPAHNLTVGLSRTVRGVTARADLRFVSEVFTDFENLDFATGRGETGPVPSYALLNASVRVPIGERLTAQMTVKNALDEVYVGSRLHSNPRQVTANQSSGILPGTRRQVNLGVRYTF